A window of the Listeria swaminathanii genome harbors these coding sequences:
- a CDS encoding ATP-binding cassette domain-containing protein has translation MLVGNNIAKSYPNKLVLQNVDFEAKPGDMIVLTGENGSGKTTLLDMLASLKKPNSGTLELDNELFTTNDIRQQIAYLNNELYAKKSITIENFMKQHALLFEDMELEKWDRLLAGWRINKRLKLGELSTGMLMKVKIGSVLARKAKVYLYDEPFASIDIMARSEVMKAIISETNPDAITIISSHHLEGTEKLYNKLWLIKDNTLKTIETETYREETGNALIDFYKEEMNK, from the coding sequence TTTGAAGCAAAGCCAGGCGACATGATCGTACTCACTGGTGAAAATGGTAGCGGGAAAACAACCTTGCTAGATATGTTAGCAAGCTTGAAGAAACCGAATAGTGGCACATTGGAATTAGACAATGAACTATTTACTACCAATGATATCCGCCAGCAAATCGCTTATTTAAATAATGAACTTTACGCGAAAAAAAGTATTACTATAGAAAATTTTATGAAACAACATGCTTTGCTTTTTGAAGATATGGAGTTAGAGAAGTGGGATAGATTACTTGCTGGATGGCGAATTAACAAACGACTAAAACTTGGCGAACTATCAACTGGTATGTTAATGAAAGTGAAAATTGGTAGTGTTTTAGCAAGAAAAGCCAAAGTTTATCTTTATGATGAACCTTTTGCGAGTATCGATATTATGGCTCGTTCAGAAGTAATGAAAGCTATTATTAGCGAAACAAATCCAGATGCTATCACGATTATTTCTTCGCACCATTTAGAAGGAACCGAAAAATTATATAACAAACTTTGGCTAATTAAAGATAACACGTTAAAAACTATAGAAACAGAAACTTATCGCGAGGAAACAGGCAACGCATTAATCGATTTCTATAAGGAGGAAATGAACAAATGA